The Nocardioides ochotonae genome segment GCCATGCTCGGGATCGCCGACGCCCGGCCCACCCAGGTCGAGGACCTGATCATGCCCGTCCCGACGCCGAGCGGCGTCTCGGTGATCTCCATCGGCATGCTCAAGCCGCGCCGCGACCAGGTCGTCGCCTGGCGTGGCCCCATGCTCGACCGGGCGCTCGTGCAGATGCTCGCCGACGTCTACTGGGGCGACATCGACGTCCTGCTCCTCGACCTCCCGCCGGGCACCGGCGACATCGCGATCTCGCTGGGCCAGCACCTGCCCAGCACCGAGGTCGTCGTGGTCACCACGCCGCAGGAGGCGGCCGCCGAGGTCGCCGAGCGCGCCGGCACCATGGCCTCGATGATGCACCAGCGCGTCGTGGGCGTCGTGGAGAACATGAGCTACCTCCCCTGCCCGCACTGCGCCGAGGAGGGCAAGGACCACCGCCTGGAGATCTTCGGCTCCGGCGGCGGCGAGCGGGTCGCCGCGACGCTGTCGCAGCGGGTCGGCGCCGACGTGCCGCTGCTCGGCCGGATCCCGCTGGACACCACCCTGCGCGAGGGCGGCGACACCGGCAAGCCGATCGTGGAGAGCAACCCGACCGCCCCGGCCGCGCTCGCGCTGAGCGCCGTCGCCGAGCGGCTCGCAGGTCGCGGCCGCGGTCTCGCCGGACTCCAGCTGGGGCTCACCCCGACCAGCAAGTTCTGACCCGTGTTCGGCGTCGGGCTGGCCGAGGCGGCCGTCATCGCGTTCGTGGCGGTCATCGTCGTCGGCCCGGAACGGCTGCCGGTCCTGGCGAAGCAGGCCGCCCAGATGCTGCGCAAGGCCCGGACCTTCGCCAACGCGGCCCGCGACGAGCTGCGCGAGGAGCTCGGCCCGGAGTACGCCGACCTCGAGCTCACCGACCTCGACCCGCGGGCGATCGTGCGCAAGCACATCGTCGAGGCCATGGAGGACCCCGCCCCGGCTGCGCCGAAGCGCCGCGGCCTGCGTCCGCTCAACCCCGGCGAGCTCCCGCCGTACGACGCCGAGGCGACCTGAGCCGAACCGGCCGCGGGCTGCTCAGTCCTCGGCGCGTGAGCGCATCACCGCGAGCGCGCTGAAGGCCACCAGCAGCACCCGTCCCGCCGTACCGGCCTCGATCTCGACGAAGTCCGCGCCGACGCGCCGCAGCCGGCCTTCGTACGTCGCGCCGCTGCGCGTCACCGCCACGCACCGCTCCCCCGCCTCGGCGAGGCGCCGCAGCGCCGAGGCGAGCCCGAGGCGGGCCACCGGGGACCACGCCACCTCCGGGACCGCCCGCTCGGAGAGGCCCTGCGCCGCCTCCACGGCGTCGAGCACGACCAGCCGGTCCTGGCTGGCCGCGCTCACCAGGCACCAGGTCGGGCTCACCCGCACCAGCCGGCCCGCCACCGGGCCCGCTCCTGCCACCTCCAGCGCGACCTCCCGGTCCAGCGAGGCCATCAGCCGGGTGGCCAGGGAGACCGAGCGGTACTCCGCGCGCGCCCGGTCGGCGAGCTCCGGTGCCCGCTCGGCGTCGTACAGCGCGCCGGCCTGCTGCTCGAGCTCGTCGAGCACCGCGAAGAGGTCGTCCTCCCAGACCATGCCCGGGCTCCTCCCCCGCCCCTGACGACGGCAAACGGAGCACCCCGGGGATTGCGCACCGCGCGGGTCGGGCACCGGA includes the following:
- a CDS encoding sec-independent translocase, whose amino-acid sequence is MFGVGLAEAAVIAFVAVIVVGPERLPVLAKQAAQMLRKARTFANAARDELREELGPEYADLELTDLDPRAIVRKHIVEAMEDPAPAAPKRRGLRPLNPGELPPYDAEAT
- a CDS encoding Mrp/NBP35 family ATP-binding protein; this encodes MSTSLLEQVRAALATVNDPEIKRPITDLGMVDAVTVDDTGKVDVKVLLTVAGCPLKSTIERDVTAAVTKVPGISGVDLELGVMSDDQRANLRTVLADGKAQREIPFAQPGSLTKVFAIASGKGGVGKSSVTVNLAVAMAGLGLKVGLVDADIYGHSVPAMLGIADARPTQVEDLIMPVPTPSGVSVISIGMLKPRRDQVVAWRGPMLDRALVQMLADVYWGDIDVLLLDLPPGTGDIAISLGQHLPSTEVVVVTTPQEAAAEVAERAGTMASMMHQRVVGVVENMSYLPCPHCAEEGKDHRLEIFGSGGGERVAATLSQRVGADVPLLGRIPLDTTLREGGDTGKPIVESNPTAPAALALSAVAERLAGRGRGLAGLQLGLTPTSKF